Within Butyrivibrio fibrisolvens, the genomic segment CAGCCCTCGTCCCGGGAGAGGAAGGCTTCGAGTCTTATAATATCAACTTCTCCTTGACAGATGCAGGCGACGATGATGATACAACTTATCTTATGAAGCTCACTGGAGTTACAGATTCTGCTGGTAAAAAAGTTGACTTCGAAGAGCAGGAGATAGAACTTACCTACAGCCCTGCAGATGGCAAGCTGACAAGTGCAGAAACTGCCAATATTAATGTTGGCGGCGTAGGTATTACGGTAGATATAAGCAGAACTACCAATTACAATACAAGCGGAACCACAACATTCAGGACATCAAGAGGTGATGCGGAAGGCAATGGCGAAGGTCAGGAAGATGGCAAGATGTCCGGAATCGCTATTCAAAGAGACGGCAGGATATATGCTAAGTATACCAATGGCGATACAAGACTTCTGGCTCAGATGGCTACAGCTACCTTCATGAATGCAACAGGTCTTGTCAATGAAGGAGACAATCTCTACTCAGCATCCAATGCTTCCGGAGATCCTGATATAGCTCCCGTTACAGAAAGCGGCGGCTCTATATCTACAGGCGTTCTTGAAGCAAGTAACGTAGACCTGTCAGACGAGTTCACAAGGATGATAACAGCTCAGCGTGCCTTCCAGGCCAACAGCCGTGTCATCACAACATCAGATACCATGCTAAGTGAGCTTAGAAACCTTAAGTCAACTTAGAAACAATAATATATGATCATCTTTATTATGATATTTGTAAAGCACACCAGACAGATTTTGATCTTGCTGATGTGCTTTTTATTATAAAAAAGAAAGTGATGAACTAAGATGTCAAGGTTAACAGATGAAGAAAAAGAAGTTCTTTATGTTTATGGAAGTCCAATCTTAAAGGATACCCATAAGCGATTGGGAATGGTATGTGTACTTATGGTTGATCCTGTTACTAAGGCAGCTACATGTAGCCTGAGAAATAAACTTGCAGAGATGACATGCTCACTGGCATATTTTCACCTATATGCTTCTGTCCGTGAAGAGCTTAGCGACTTGTTATATAAAGGTGAAGTCGCTTAAAATTGAATTGACACCCTATTGAATAGGGAGCATATTAAAGGTAACAGGAGGAACTATTACAAGAACATTTATACAGACACCGGAGTTTTCCTGCAACTGGGACAACTTAGGATTTGATGAAAGTCATTGAAGCACTTAAGAAGAGCCTTGGAGGTGAATAATATGAGTAATAGCGTATATGAAAGCATTATGACAGGTCTTAATGAAGCATTGGAAGATGCCAAGAGTGCTAAGAAGGTACTTAAAAGGCATAAGATAACAGTTGAGCCTGTTAAAGTATATGAAGCAGATGAAGTAAAAAAAATAAGAAATTCAACTGGAATGTCACAGAAGATATTTGCAAGTTATATGGGCGTTTCAGACAAGACAGTTGAAGCATGGGAAGCAGGAACAAATCATCCATCAGGAGCTGCAAGCAGACTTCTTAGCATGATTGAGAAGGATAAGGAGCTTATTATTAAGTTTCCTTTTGTGACAAATGCAATGGCAAAATAAATAGCATTACAATTTAATATGTACCGTTTTTAGGCAATCGAGAGAATATCTTGGTTGCCTTTTTATTAAAGAGAAGTGCTTGTGATATAATGGTCGCTAGGGAAGAAGTTAC encodes:
- a CDS encoding helix-turn-helix domain-containing protein, yielding MSNSVYESIMTGLNEALEDAKSAKKVLKRHKITVEPVKVYEADEVKKIRNSTGMSQKIFASYMGVSDKTVEAWEAGTNHPSGAASRLLSMIEKDKELIIKFPFVTNAMAK
- a CDS encoding flagellar hook protein FlgE: MLRSLYSAVSGLNIHQTQMDVIGNNIANVNTNGYKSKATNFSDILYQSKQRASGPSEATGSINPIQIGLGGRVAAVDTNITKQGSALTTSAPFNMMINGDAFFVVTDGTNQYYTRDGDFFVDGEINEIGNPEDDEGYLVTSSLGYYVLGWESADGATVNTDGALDRIMLMGPDVEDSPGEPTTYITVTGNVDKMDPSVHTNEGHGVSAAALVPGEEGFESYNINFSLTDAGDDDDTTYLMKLTGVTDSAGKKVDFEEQEIELTYSPADGKLTSAETANINVGGVGITVDISRTTNYNTSGTTTFRTSRGDAEGNGEGQEDGKMSGIAIQRDGRIYAKYTNGDTRLLAQMATATFMNATGLVNEGDNLYSASNASGDPDIAPVTESGGSISTGVLEASNVDLSDEFTRMITAQRAFQANSRVITTSDTMLSELRNLKST